The Bartonella sp. HY328 genome contains the following window.
GCAATATTGCCAATTTATTTTACACTTTAGCTCGTCGCAGTGAAGGTGAAGAAGCCAAGTCCTATATTCATTATGCTGCTCAGACGATAAAAAAGGCCATCTCTCGTATCCGTAAAGACATATTACCTAATGAATGGCTTACCAGCCAATCTAATTATGGCCTAATCCTTAAGCATATGGTTGAAAATAATTATAGCGACGATCTTAATGCCGATTATGCCCGTTCAGTAGCCGCTTTTGAAGAAGCTCTCACTGCCAGCACAATAACCGATTCAGAAGTTGAATATATAGTCCACTTACAAAATCTTGTAGCAACCTTGCTTAGCTGGAGCCAGCATTGCGAAGGAAATGAACGTCTCATTGCATTAGAGCGCGCTTTTGCACTTTTGGCTGAAGTTGAAGAGTGGGCAGAAAATCATGATCAAGCAGAAATTTTTGAAGAGGCACAACAAAGCCGCGCGCAATTAGCACTGGTTATAAAAGACAGCAAACCTAAAAAATTTTTAAAACGCCTCTTTCCATTTATTGGCTGAGATATACTGCAAAAGGCAATCATATCGCTAATAATATAGCCACATAATTTTGGCTGCTTTTTTCGACAGCCAAAATTATGATGGATGAGCATTCGTTTATTTTTATTTACAACCTCTAATGCACCCAATTCAATTACATTCAATAGACAATATTTCGCGCCATTAGACAATTAACTTATTCGTTAATAAAGATTTATTTGGCTTATAAAATACTAATACCTGCAAGCCTATAGATATCAAACCTGCCCCTCTCCAACCTTTATCCGTTAATATTTTTAGAATATTTAAAAGTTTTAATTTATTATTTATAATATCAATTTCATATTGAAATAATATAATTTATCGGTAATAAAGCTAAATATATATTTGCAATTAGGAGGGCTCAATGGATTTTAAAACTGCTATTTATACTTGCTTACGACCAAAATACGCAAATTTCAGCGATCGTGCATCAATATCAGAATTTTGGTGGTTTGTATTGTTTTATATAACAAGTATTATTGGCATTGGGAGTATTGGTCTTTTAATTGCAGTAAGTTTAGATTCAATGGGCTTATATGGATCAGCTTATCATGTGTTCGTGATTGCACCGATAATACTATGGGTCCTTTTTCTTATAATTCCCATAATTGCCGTCAATGTACGACGGTTTCACGACATTGATATGACTGGCTGGTGGTTTTTGCTTTTTTATTTATTACAATGCATTCCACTTATAAACTTAATAGCCTTTGTTGTTAATATTGTACTATTTTGTAAGCCTGGAAGTGAAGGTCCAAACCGTTTTGGCAATAGTCCATTTGCCATAGATGATTATCAAGAGACATTTAAATAAGCACAATTTGAAACGATCAACATCTACTTCAACTTGCTAGCTAATTGCAAAAGTTTAATCACAATAACAGTCTCAATGTAAATTTATTATTATTTTATATAATAGCAATATAAAAAACGTCTGTTTAGTTTTGCGCAACAGAATTTTAAAAGGGCGCATTTAAAAATGCGCCCTTTTGCTTTTTGACCGTTTATAGTCGAATTATAAACTAATTTTTCTCTTTCAAACGATAGGCAATAATGTAATCGCCGCGGTCTGGCTGACCGCGTGCACCACTCGCGGTTAAAACAATATATTGTTTACCTGTTTTAGGTGAAATATATGTCATTGGCGTTGATTGCCCACCTACTGGCAGCCGAGACTTCCATATTTCTGCGCCCGTGGCACTATTAAATGCCCTTAAATAATAATCTTGGGTGCCGCTATAGAAGATAAGGTTACCTGCCGTTGCAAGCGGCCCACCAAGGCTTGGCAAACCAGCCTTAATTGGCAAACCAATTTTTAATCCCATAGGACCAGAGTCTTCCGTTGTACCAAGTGGCACTTGCCAAACAATTTTACGACTTGCAAGATCAACCGCAGTTAAAGTGCCAAAAGGTGGTGTATTACAAGGAACCCCCAAAGCCGAGAGAAAATAGTTGGTTGTTACGCCAAAGGGCGTACCTTTTTGCGGACTATAACCAATATGGCCATCACCAGCTTTCATGCCATCACTCGTTTCATCATGGGGAATTAATTGTGGTGCCATGGCAAGACGAATATCATTAATAATTAAATAGCCTTTACTTTCGTCAATTGAGACACTTCCCCAATTCATACCACCAAGATTAGAGGGATATTGAATTGTTGTTTGTACTGATGGCGGGGTAAAATCGCCTTGATAATTCATCTTTTTAAAGTCAATACGGCACAAAAGCTGATCAAACATCGTCATGCCCCACATATCGCTTTCCTTAAATTCGGGATAACGAATTTGTGGCATACCAACTGAGTAAGGCTGAGTGGGCGACACATAATCACCAGCAGCAACACCTGTTTGGGGTACGTTTTTTTCTTGCACCTCTGCAATGGGTGTACCATCGCGCCGATCAAGCATAAAAATTTCACCGCGTTTGGTGACTTGAATAATAGCAGGGATGCGGTTGCCTTTTTCATCTGGCACATCATAAAGTGCAGGCTGGGCTGGAATATCATAATCCCATAAATCATGATGGGTGGTTTGGAATTTCCACTTTTCTTTGCCTGTATGATAATCAACCGCAACGATTGAAGAATTATATTCATCAGCTGCCTTGGTACGTTTTCCACCCCAATAGTCAGGCGTCTCGTTACCAGTTGGCAAATAAACAAGGCCTAATTTTTCATCATAGGCTGGCGTTGTCCAAACATTTGGTGTACCCCTTGTATAAGTTTCACCTTGTGGTGGCTCTTTGGTAATTGCAGGATTACCCAAATCCCACGCCCAGATTAACGAACCATCTTCGGCGCTAAAAGCGCGCACAACACCCGATGGCTCACCAAGCGACATATTATCCCAAACCCAACCGGCAATAATGATCATACCATTTTCAATTACAGTGGGGCCTGAAGTTTGCATGTAATAACCTGGATCAACCTCGCCCATACCTTGGCGCAAATCAACTTCGCCATTCTTGCCAAAAGAAGAGCATTTAGCGCCGGTTTTAGCGTCAATGGCGATAAGGCGCGTGTTGATGGTACCAAGGATAATGCGTTGGCGACAATCTGTATTGCGCGCAATTATAGTATTTTCATCTGCTCCAATACTATTGGTTTGCGGCGCTAATGTAATAGTATTCTTATCAAGATCAGCATAGGCCAGTGAGCGACAACGCTGCCAAAGTGGCGAGGTCGCCTTGGGATCAAATGACCAACGTTTTTCGCCACTATCTACGTCAAGTGCCGAAACAATATCATGTGGTGAACAAGCATAAACAGTATCACCAATTTGCAATGGTGTATTTTGATCTTCCGCTTGTCCCTTTGCTATATCACCGGTTTGAAATGTCCATGCAACTTCCAAGTCTTTTACATTATCTTGGTTAATTTGGTTGAAAGGCGCAAAACGCCGCCCTTCTCCATTACGTGCATAATGGGTCCAATCACCTGTACCACTCATCGCAAGTGCAGCCTTCCCACTTGCTGCCTGTGGATCATTGACCAAGTAATGGACTTTAAACAAATTGAGAAAAATAAAAGCTGAAAAAACGCCAATAACCGCGCCAATAGGCCAAAAAATTCTGCGTAAACGACAGGCGCTCGACCACTGCCTTGCTAAAGGAAAGAAGATAAAGACAAGACAGGTCATCACCAATAAAGTGAAACTTCTTGGGAAGAACCCCCAAAAATTTGTACCCTTTTCCCATAAAGCCCAAATAATAGTGCCTGCCATAAGAATAAGATAAAGCCAAGCACCAAATATGTTAACGCGCCACAATAAAAATGCAGCGATGAGGCTCACTAATCCAGCGATAATATAATAGGGACTGCCAGCATTTATTGCCAAATAACCGCCCATTATTGCAAGATAAAGGCCCATGATAGCCATAACAAATGCAATTATTCTTAATAAAAATGTTCCAAATCGAGAATTTTTATGATTCATCGCAACCTCCAGCAAAGACAAGGTAACGATATAGATTAATAAGAAAGCATCAAATCACTTTTATTTTAGAACAAATAATATATATTTAAATTATACATATTTATGAGAAAATAGAATAACTCTACTTTTTTAAATTTACCTTATTAATTTTTTGACAATATCTTTGCGCTGTTGATGGCCCATAATTCTTTAATAATATGGCGCAGCACGAATGCAAAAGCAATTATCTTCAACTGTGATAAAAACCCAAATACTTATCTGTGTAAGTTCAGGCAAGTTTTGCATAAAAAACGCGTAAATCTCACCTTTTATCTTTTGTGAGAATATTACATGACAATAATATATCACGTTTATCCTGAACTATTAAATCAAGAAGTTGACCAATATAAGTTCCCCCAAATTTTGATCTCAACTATTATATTCAAAATTTTTACGAATTTTAAATTAATCGGCAAATATTTAAAACCACATGGAAATATGATTAATATCGCTCCTATATATATCACGAAGACCTCATCATAGATGGCAAAGCTTTTAAATGAGAAGATATAAATCCTATCGACCCAATATTTTATAATAATTCGGTTTACTTGCAATATGCCAATATTCTTAATGGCTGCATGCCGAGAGGGAGCGCTGTTGGCTTTACGTTTTTTCAGACGGTAATGATAGCGAACTTTTCTTTAACGCAAACAAACAATATGTTGTTTCATTTAACCACTATACGTAAATTCTAATTTGCGCTAACGAGTACAAGACTTAATATAACAAATAAATTTTTTACATTGATATTCTTCACATCATGAACAATAAATCAAAAATATAATGAAGAAAATAGGCAAGTATAATGGAATTTAAAACGGCAATTTACACGTGTTTGCGATTAAAATATGCAGATTTCAACAGTCGGGCATCGCGATCTGAATATTGGTGGTTTACACTGTTTAACCTTATTAGTCTGGCCGTGATGGTTATAATTAGCGCTATTCTAGCATCATTGATTAGCTCATCAGAACCAGACTCAACACGTTATATAACATTTCTACCGTCTGTATGGTTTATATGGTTTTTGGCAATTATTATACCAAGCCTTGCAGTCAGTGTTAGGCGACTTCATGATGTTAATAGATCTGGCTGGTGGATTTTATTCTATTTCACCTTCCAAATGCTGCC
Protein-coding sequences here:
- a CDS encoding DUF805 domain-containing protein, encoding MDFKTAIYTCLRPKYANFSDRASISEFWWFVLFYITSIIGIGSIGLLIAVSLDSMGLYGSAYHVFVIAPIILWVLFLIIPIIAVNVRRFHDIDMTGWWFLLFYLLQCIPLINLIAFVVNIVLFCKPGSEGPNRFGNSPFAIDDYQETFK
- a CDS encoding membrane-bound PQQ-dependent dehydrogenase, glucose/quinate/shikimate family produces the protein MNHKNSRFGTFLLRIIAFVMAIMGLYLAIMGGYLAINAGSPYYIIAGLVSLIAAFLLWRVNIFGAWLYLILMAGTIIWALWEKGTNFWGFFPRSFTLLVMTCLVFIFFPLARQWSSACRLRRIFWPIGAVIGVFSAFIFLNLFKVHYLVNDPQAASGKAALAMSGTGDWTHYARNGEGRRFAPFNQINQDNVKDLEVAWTFQTGDIAKGQAEDQNTPLQIGDTVYACSPHDIVSALDVDSGEKRWSFDPKATSPLWQRCRSLAYADLDKNTITLAPQTNSIGADENTIIARNTDCRQRIILGTINTRLIAIDAKTGAKCSSFGKNGEVDLRQGMGEVDPGYYMQTSGPTVIENGMIIIAGWVWDNMSLGEPSGVVRAFSAEDGSLIWAWDLGNPAITKEPPQGETYTRGTPNVWTTPAYDEKLGLVYLPTGNETPDYWGGKRTKAADEYNSSIVAVDYHTGKEKWKFQTTHHDLWDYDIPAQPALYDVPDEKGNRIPAIIQVTKRGEIFMLDRRDGTPIAEVQEKNVPQTGVAAGDYVSPTQPYSVGMPQIRYPEFKESDMWGMTMFDQLLCRIDFKKMNYQGDFTPPSVQTTIQYPSNLGGMNWGSVSIDESKGYLIINDIRLAMAPQLIPHDETSDGMKAGDGHIGYSPQKGTPFGVTTNYFLSALGVPCNTPPFGTLTAVDLASRKIVWQVPLGTTEDSGPMGLKIGLPIKAGLPSLGGPLATAGNLIFYSGTQDYYLRAFNSATGAEIWKSRLPVGGQSTPMTYISPKTGKQYIVLTASGARGQPDRGDYIIAYRLKEKN
- a CDS encoding DUF805 domain-containing protein; protein product: MEFKTAIYTCLRLKYADFNSRASRSEYWWFTLFNLISLAVMVIISAILASLISSSEPDSTRYITFLPSVWFIWFLAIIIPSLAVSVRRLHDVNRSGWWILFYFTFQMLPLIGVVFTIIYLILLCKPGHAAPNRFGNNPYAITYYQNTFQ